In Streptomyces sp. 840.1, one DNA window encodes the following:
- a CDS encoding MDR family MFS transporter, which produces MSDLKTATDGKAAGGKPKRAPKGEPQQRSVRVVIGALMIAMLLAMLDNLIVGTAMPTIVGDLGGLEHLSWVVTAYTLATAASTPIWGKLGDMYGRKGMFLTSIVIFLVGSVLSGMSQDMSQLIGFRAIQGLGAGGLMVGVMAIIGDLVPPRERGKYQGMMAGVMAIAMIGGPLVGGTITDHLGWRWAFYINLPLGIVALAMVTAVLHLPKREKRKAKVDYLGAGLLTVGITAIVLVTTWGGSQYDWNSAVIMELIAIGVASLAGFVFVETKAAEPIIPLHIFRNLNFTLMSVVGFMAGFVMFGAVLFLPLFQQSVQGASATNSGLLLLPMLLSMMIVSLIAGRVTTSSGRYKIFPIVGSVLMVAGLFLLSTMDTGTTRLTSGIYMAVLGAGMGFLMQITMLVAQNSVELKDMGVASSATTLFRTLGSSFGVAIMGALFTGRVQDEMAARGGGGATAHSAQLDAASLAKLPVPVRDAYEFAVSSGTHIAFLVGASVGLVALVAALFVKEVPLRGAAPEPADSMV; this is translated from the coding sequence CAAGCCGAAACGCGCGCCGAAGGGTGAGCCGCAGCAGCGCAGTGTGCGGGTGGTGATCGGCGCCCTGATGATCGCCATGCTGCTGGCCATGCTCGACAACCTGATCGTCGGCACCGCGATGCCGACGATCGTCGGAGACCTCGGCGGACTGGAACATCTGTCCTGGGTGGTGACCGCGTACACCCTCGCCACCGCGGCCTCCACGCCCATCTGGGGCAAGCTCGGTGACATGTACGGGCGCAAGGGCATGTTCCTGACGTCCATCGTGATCTTCCTGGTCGGCTCGGTCCTCAGCGGCATGTCCCAGGACATGAGCCAGCTGATCGGCTTCCGCGCGATCCAGGGGCTCGGGGCCGGCGGTCTGATGGTCGGCGTCATGGCGATCATCGGTGACCTGGTGCCGCCCCGCGAGCGCGGCAAGTACCAGGGCATGATGGCCGGCGTCATGGCGATCGCGATGATCGGCGGACCGCTGGTCGGCGGCACCATCACCGACCACCTCGGCTGGCGCTGGGCCTTCTACATCAACCTGCCGCTGGGCATCGTCGCCCTGGCCATGGTCACCGCCGTGCTGCACCTCCCCAAGCGGGAGAAGCGGAAGGCGAAGGTCGACTACCTGGGGGCCGGGCTGCTGACGGTCGGTATCACCGCGATCGTCCTGGTGACCACGTGGGGCGGTTCCCAGTACGACTGGAACTCCGCCGTGATCATGGAGCTCATCGCGATCGGCGTCGCCTCGCTGGCCGGTTTCGTCTTCGTCGAGACGAAGGCCGCCGAGCCGATCATCCCCCTGCACATCTTCCGCAACCTCAACTTCACGCTGATGTCCGTGGTCGGCTTCATGGCGGGCTTCGTCATGTTCGGCGCGGTGCTGTTCCTGCCGCTGTTCCAGCAGTCCGTCCAGGGCGCCTCCGCGACCAACTCCGGACTGCTGCTCCTTCCGATGCTGCTCTCGATGATGATCGTCTCGCTGATCGCCGGGCGCGTCACCACCAGCAGCGGCCGGTACAAGATCTTCCCGATCGTCGGCTCGGTGCTGATGGTGGCCGGACTCTTCCTGCTCTCGACGATGGACACCGGCACCACCCGCCTCACCTCGGGCATCTACATGGCGGTGCTCGGCGCCGGCATGGGCTTCCTGATGCAGATCACGATGCTCGTCGCGCAGAACAGCGTCGAGCTGAAGGACATGGGCGTCGCCTCGTCCGCCACCACCCTCTTCCGTACGCTCGGCAGCTCCTTCGGCGTCGCCATCATGGGCGCCCTGTTCACCGGCCGGGTCCAGGACGAGATGGCCGCCCGGGGCGGCGGGGGAGCCACCGCGCACTCCGCCCAGCTGGACGCGGCGAGCCTGGCGAAGCTGCCGGTGCCGGTGCGCGACGCGTACGAGTTCGCGGTGTCCTCCGGCACGCACATCGCCTTCCTGGTCGGCGCCTCGGTCGGACTGGTCGCCCTGGTGGCGGCGCTGTTCGTCAAGGAGGTCCCGCTGCGCGGCGCGGCCCCCGAGCCGGCCGACAGCATGGTGTAG
- the cseC gene encoding two-component system sensor histidine kinase CseC, which yields MRRPSLRTSVRWKISIAIAAVGALIAVALSLVVHNAARVSMLENAREVQLERLTYAQLLYEATKTKKADPRFGAKINDPTMPRSLRQETRKNRRATHVEDGGGVPDVWAAVPLPGGDVLSLHTRFADRSTTIMGDLDRALIIGSVSVVFGGCALGVLIGGQLSRRLRKAAAAAGKVAQGNTEVRVREAVGGVVQDETDELAGAVDALTDALNERIEAERRVTADIAHELRTPVTGLLTAAELLPPGRPTELVRDRAQAMRTLVEDVLEVARLDSASERAELQEIALGDFVSRRIALLDPDVRVQVVHESWVSTDPRRLERILGNLLGNAAKHGSTPVEVTVEGRVVRIRDHGAGFPAALLREGPSRFRTGSTDRAGHGHGLGLTIAAGQARVLGARLTFRNAAPEGAAPGVGGAIAVLWLPEHAPTDTGSYPMLQFAEQRGPQPNGRTAAGSGKDAGPGSRES from the coding sequence ATGAGGCGGCCGTCCCTGCGGACGAGTGTCCGCTGGAAGATCAGCATCGCGATCGCCGCGGTCGGCGCGTTGATCGCGGTCGCGCTGAGCCTGGTCGTGCACAACGCGGCCAGGGTCTCGATGCTGGAGAACGCCCGTGAGGTCCAGCTGGAGCGGCTGACCTACGCCCAGCTGCTCTACGAGGCGACGAAGACGAAGAAGGCAGACCCCCGCTTCGGCGCGAAGATCAACGATCCGACGATGCCGAGGAGCCTGCGCCAGGAGACCCGGAAGAACCGGCGCGCCACGCATGTGGAGGACGGCGGCGGGGTGCCGGACGTCTGGGCGGCCGTGCCTCTGCCGGGCGGCGACGTGCTCTCGCTGCACACCCGTTTCGCGGACCGCTCCACCACGATCATGGGCGACCTCGACCGGGCCCTGATCATCGGCTCGGTCTCGGTGGTCTTCGGCGGCTGTGCGCTGGGCGTCCTGATCGGCGGCCAGCTGTCGCGCCGGCTGCGCAAGGCGGCGGCCGCGGCCGGGAAGGTCGCGCAGGGCAATACGGAGGTCCGGGTCCGGGAGGCCGTCGGCGGCGTCGTCCAGGACGAGACCGATGAGCTGGCCGGTGCGGTGGACGCGCTGACGGACGCGCTGAACGAGCGGATCGAGGCCGAGCGCCGGGTCACCGCGGACATCGCGCACGAGCTGCGCACCCCGGTGACGGGGCTGCTGACGGCGGCCGAGCTGCTGCCGCCGGGCCGCCCCACGGAGCTCGTACGGGACCGGGCGCAGGCGATGCGCACGCTGGTCGAGGACGTGCTGGAGGTGGCCCGGCTGGACAGCGCCTCGGAGCGGGCCGAGCTGCAGGAGATCGCGCTGGGGGACTTCGTGAGCCGCCGGATCGCGCTGCTGGATCCGGACGTGCGGGTGCAGGTGGTCCACGAGTCGTGGGTCAGCACCGATCCGCGCCGCCTCGAACGCATCCTGGGCAATCTGCTGGGCAACGCCGCCAAGCACGGCTCCACCCCGGTGGAGGTCACGGTCGAGGGCCGGGTGGTCCGCATCCGCGATCACGGTGCGGGGTTTCCGGCGGCGCTGCTGCGTGAGGGGCCGAGCCGGTTCCGTACCGGATCGACCGACCGGGCGGGCCACGGCCACGGGCTGGGGCTGACGATCGCGGCCGGTCAGGCGCGGGTGCTCGGCGCCCGGCTGACCTTCCGCAACGCCGCCCCCGAGGGCGCGGCCCCGGGCGTGGGCGGGGCGATCGCCGTGCTGTGGCTGCCCGAGCACGCGCCGACCGACACCGGCAGCTACCCGATGCTCCAGTTCGCCGAACAGCGCGGCCCCCAGCCGAACGGCAGGACGGCCGCAGGCAGCGGCAAGGACGCCGGCCCCGGCTCCAGGGAGAGCTGA
- the cseB gene encoding two-component system response regulator CseB, which translates to MAETHVLFVEDDDVIREATQLALERDGFVVTAMPDGLRGLEAFRADRPDIALLDVMVPGLDGVSLCRRIRDESTVPVIMLSARADSIDVVLGLEAGADDYVTKPFDGAVLVARIRAVLRRFGHASGGGPGGAAGADPGPEGGVLVFGDVEVDTEGMEVRRAGEQVGLTPTEMRLLLEFSSAPGTVLSRDKLLERVWDYGWGGDTRVVDVHVQRLRTKIGQDRIETVRGFGYKLRA; encoded by the coding sequence ATGGCCGAGACACATGTCCTGTTCGTCGAGGACGACGACGTCATCCGCGAGGCCACCCAGCTGGCGCTGGAGCGGGACGGCTTCGTGGTCACCGCGATGCCCGACGGTCTCCGGGGCCTGGAGGCGTTCCGGGCCGACCGGCCCGACATCGCCCTGCTCGACGTGATGGTGCCGGGGCTGGACGGGGTGAGCCTGTGCCGTCGCATCCGGGACGAGTCGACGGTTCCCGTGATCATGCTGTCGGCCCGTGCCGATTCGATCGATGTGGTGCTCGGCCTGGAGGCCGGCGCCGACGACTACGTCACCAAGCCCTTCGACGGCGCGGTGCTGGTCGCCCGGATCCGCGCGGTGCTGCGCCGCTTCGGCCACGCCTCGGGCGGCGGCCCCGGCGGCGCGGCCGGGGCGGACCCCGGGCCGGAGGGCGGGGTACTGGTCTTCGGTGACGTGGAGGTCGACACCGAGGGCATGGAGGTGCGCAGGGCCGGCGAGCAGGTGGGCCTGACGCCGACCGAGATGCGGCTGCTGCTGGAGTTCTCGTCCGCGCCCGGCACGGTGCTCTCCCGCGACAAGCTGCTGGAGCGGGTCTGGGACTACGGCTGGGGCGGGGACACCCGGGTCGTGGACGTCCATGTGCAGCGGCTGCGCACGAAGATCGGCCAGGACCGGATCGAGACGGTCCGCGGCTTCGGCTACAAGCTCAGGGCATGA
- a CDS encoding SigE family RNA polymerase sigma factor, whose protein sequence is MAQGEVLGFEEYVRTRQEALLRSARRLVPDPVDAQDLLQTALARTYRRWDGIADKSLADAYLRRVMINTRTEWWRARRLDEVPTEQLPDASIEDGTEQRADRALLMDVLGVLAPKQRSVVVLRHWEQMSTEETAAALGMSAGTVKSTLHRALARLRQELESREEAAREARIREDREHRPAVRAASATAPVRTRSAAQGIGRHDERGRERCAA, encoded by the coding sequence ATGGCGCAGGGCGAGGTGCTCGGATTCGAGGAGTACGTACGTACCCGGCAGGAGGCGCTGCTGCGCAGCGCACGCCGGCTGGTCCCCGATCCCGTGGACGCACAGGACCTGCTGCAGACCGCCCTGGCCCGCACCTACCGCCGCTGGGACGGCATCGCCGACAAGTCCCTCGCCGACGCCTATCTGCGCCGCGTCATGATCAACACCCGCACCGAGTGGTGGCGGGCCCGCCGGCTGGACGAGGTCCCCACCGAGCAGCTCCCCGACGCCAGCATCGAGGACGGCACCGAGCAGCGTGCCGACCGGGCCCTGCTGATGGACGTCCTGGGCGTACTGGCTCCCAAGCAGCGCAGCGTCGTCGTGCTGCGACACTGGGAGCAGATGAGCACGGAGGAGACGGCCGCGGCGCTGGGTATGTCGGCCGGTACGGTGAAGAGCACGCTGCACCGTGCTCTGGCGCGGCTGCGCCAGGAGCTGGAGAGCAGGGAAGAGGCGGCCAGGGAGGCCCGGATCCGCGAGGACCGGGAGCACCGGCCGGCCGTCCGTGCCGCGTCGGCCACCGCTCCGGTACGGACCAGGAGTGCGGCGCAGGGGATCGGGCGTCATGACGAGCGGGGGCGGGAGCGGTGCGCGGCCTGA
- a CDS encoding A/G-specific adenine glycosylase, producing MTATTATQTPPASLHTPVIGWFDQHARDLPWRRPEAGAWGVMVSEFMLQQTPVNRVLPVYEQWLARWPRPADLAADPPGEAVRAWGRLGYPRRALRLHGAAQAITERHGGDVPSEHAQLLALPGIGEYTAAAVASFAYRQRHAVLDTNVRRVFARAATGIQYPPNATTAAERKLARALLPEEDEQAARWAAATMELGALVCTAKNEDCTRCPIAEQCAWRLAGKPAHQGPPRRGQTYAGTDRQVRGRLLAVLREAVTPVPQSAMDAVWDEPVQRARALDGLVADGLVEPLAGGQYRLPLT from the coding sequence ATGACTGCCACCACAGCGACACAGACGCCCCCCGCATCCCTCCACACCCCCGTCATCGGGTGGTTCGACCAGCACGCCCGCGATCTGCCCTGGCGCCGCCCCGAAGCGGGCGCCTGGGGTGTGATGGTGAGCGAGTTCATGCTGCAGCAGACCCCCGTCAACCGGGTGCTCCCGGTCTACGAACAGTGGCTGGCCCGCTGGCCGCGCCCCGCCGACCTCGCGGCGGACCCTCCCGGCGAGGCGGTCCGCGCCTGGGGCCGGCTCGGTTACCCCCGGCGAGCGCTGCGGCTGCACGGGGCCGCCCAGGCAATAACGGAACGGCACGGCGGCGACGTACCGAGCGAGCACGCCCAGCTGCTCGCGCTGCCCGGCATCGGCGAGTACACGGCGGCGGCCGTGGCCTCGTTCGCCTACCGGCAGCGGCACGCCGTCCTCGACACCAACGTCCGGCGGGTCTTCGCACGGGCGGCGACCGGCATCCAGTACCCGCCGAACGCGACCACCGCCGCCGAGCGCAAGCTCGCCCGCGCGCTGCTGCCGGAGGAGGACGAGCAGGCCGCGCGGTGGGCCGCAGCGACGATGGAGCTCGGCGCCCTCGTCTGCACCGCGAAGAACGAGGACTGCACGCGCTGCCCGATCGCGGAGCAGTGCGCCTGGCGGCTGGCCGGGAAGCCCGCGCACCAGGGGCCGCCGCGCCGCGGCCAGACGTACGCCGGTACCGACCGGCAGGTGCGCGGACGGCTGCTCGCCGTACTGCGCGAGGCGGTGACGCCGGTGCCGCAGTCGGCGATGGACGCCGTGTGGGACGAGCCGGTGCAGCGGGCCCGCGCCCTGGACGGGCTGGTCGCCGACGGCCTCGTGGAACCGCTGGCCGGCGGCCAGTACCGGCTGCCGCTGACCTGA
- the disA gene encoding DNA integrity scanning diadenylate cyclase DisA, with protein MAASDRAASPGKSGQGTGNEALMRASLSAVAPGMALRDGLERILRGNTGGLIVLGMDRTVESMCTGGFVLDVEFTATRLRELAKLDGALILDKDMTKILRAGVQLVPDASIPTEETGTRHRTADRVSRQCNFPVVSVSQSMHLIALYVHGQRRVLEESAAILSRANQALATLERYKLRLDEVAGTLSALEIEDLVTVRDVTAVAQRLEMVRRIATEIAEYVVELGTDGRLLSLQLDELIAGVEPERELVVRDYVPEPTAKRSRTVAEALTELDALSHTELLELPVVARALGYSGSPETLDSAVSPRGFRLLAKVPRLPGAIIDRLVEHFGGLQKLLAASVDDLQTVDGVGEARARSVREGLSRLAESSILERYV; from the coding sequence GTGGCAGCCAGCGACCGGGCAGCATCGCCCGGAAAGTCCGGCCAAGGCACCGGTAACGAGGCGCTGATGCGCGCCTCGTTGAGTGCCGTCGCGCCCGGAATGGCCCTGCGGGACGGCCTGGAGCGCATTCTCCGCGGCAACACCGGCGGCCTGATCGTGCTCGGCATGGACAGGACCGTCGAGTCGATGTGCACCGGCGGCTTCGTGCTGGACGTGGAATTCACCGCGACCCGGCTGCGAGAGCTGGCCAAGCTCGACGGGGCACTGATCCTCGACAAGGACATGACCAAGATCCTGCGCGCCGGCGTGCAGCTGGTCCCGGACGCGTCGATCCCCACCGAGGAGACCGGCACCCGCCACCGCACGGCGGACCGGGTCTCCAGGCAGTGCAATTTCCCGGTGGTCTCGGTCTCGCAGTCGATGCACCTCATCGCGCTGTACGTGCACGGGCAGCGCCGGGTCCTGGAGGAGTCCGCCGCGATCCTCTCGCGCGCCAACCAGGCCCTGGCCACCCTGGAGCGGTACAAGCTCCGGCTCGACGAGGTCGCCGGCACGCTCTCCGCCCTGGAGATCGAGGACCTGGTGACCGTCCGGGACGTGACGGCGGTCGCGCAGCGCCTCGAGATGGTGCGCCGGATCGCGACCGAGATCGCGGAGTACGTGGTCGAGCTCGGGACCGACGGGCGGCTCCTCTCGCTCCAGCTCGACGAGTTGATCGCGGGCGTGGAGCCGGAGCGCGAGCTGGTCGTGCGCGACTACGTGCCGGAGCCGACCGCCAAGCGGTCGCGCACGGTGGCGGAGGCGCTCACCGAGCTGGACGCGCTGTCCCACACCGAGCTGCTCGAACTGCCCGTCGTGGCGAGGGCGCTGGGTTACAGCGGCTCTCCCGAGACGCTGGACTCGGCGGTCTCGCCGCGCGGTTTCCGGCTGCTGGCGAAGGTGCCCCGGCTGCCCGGGGCGATCATCGACCGGCTGGTGGAGCACTTCGGCGGTCTGCAGAAGCTGCTCGCGGCGAGCGTGGACGATCTCCAGACGGTGGACGGGGTCGGCGAGGCGCGGGCGCGCAGTGTGCGCGAGGGCCTGTCGCGGCTGGCCGAGTCGTCGATCCTCGAACGGTACGTGTAG
- the radA gene encoding DNA repair protein RadA: protein MATRTKSAKDRPSYRCTECGWTTAKWLGRCPECQAWGTVEEFGGAPAVRTTAAGRVSTAALPIGQVDSRQATARSTGVGELDRVLGGGLVPGAVVLLAGEPGVGKSTLLLDVAAKAASDEHRTLYVTAEESASQVRMRADRIRAINDHLYLAAETDLSAVLGHLDAVKPSLLVLDSVQTVASPEIEGAPGGMAQVREVAGALIRASKERGMATLLVGHVTKDGAIAGPRLLEHLVDVVLSFEGDRHARLRLVRGVKNRYGATDEVGCFELHDEGITGLADPSGLFLTRRDEPVPGTCLTVTLEGKRPLVAEVQALTVDSQIPSPRRTTSGLETSRVSMMLAVLEQRGRISALGKRDIYSATVGGVKLTEPAADLAIALALASAASDTPLPKNLVAIGEVGLAGEVRRVTGVQRRLAEAHRLGFTHALVPTDPGKVPAGMKVTEVANMGDALRVLPRRSRTQAPQEDGARR, encoded by the coding sequence ATGGCCACCCGTACGAAATCCGCGAAGGACCGGCCGTCCTACCGCTGCACCGAATGCGGCTGGACGACCGCCAAGTGGCTCGGCCGCTGCCCCGAGTGCCAGGCGTGGGGGACGGTCGAGGAGTTCGGCGGCGCCCCCGCGGTGCGCACCACGGCGGCCGGCCGCGTCTCCACCGCCGCGCTCCCGATCGGCCAGGTCGACAGCCGGCAGGCCACCGCCCGCTCGACCGGCGTCGGCGAGCTGGACCGGGTGCTGGGCGGCGGTCTCGTGCCCGGTGCCGTCGTGCTGCTGGCGGGCGAGCCCGGTGTGGGCAAGTCCACCCTGCTGCTGGACGTGGCGGCCAAGGCGGCGAGCGACGAGCACCGCACGCTCTACGTCACCGCGGAGGAGTCCGCGAGCCAGGTCCGGATGCGCGCCGACCGGATCCGGGCGATCAACGACCATCTGTACCTGGCCGCCGAGACCGACCTGTCCGCGGTCCTCGGTCATCTGGACGCGGTCAAGCCGTCCCTGCTCGTGCTGGACTCCGTGCAGACCGTGGCCTCGCCCGAGATCGAGGGCGCGCCCGGCGGCATGGCGCAGGTCCGCGAGGTCGCCGGGGCGCTGATCCGCGCCTCCAAGGAGCGCGGCATGGCGACCCTGCTGGTCGGCCACGTCACCAAGGACGGGGCGATCGCCGGGCCCCGGCTGCTGGAGCACCTGGTGGACGTGGTGCTGTCCTTCGAGGGCGACCGCCATGCCCGGCTCCGGCTGGTACGCGGCGTGAAGAACCGCTACGGCGCGACCGACGAGGTCGGCTGCTTCGAGCTCCACGACGAGGGCATCACCGGCCTCGCCGATCCCTCCGGCCTCTTCCTCACCCGGCGTGACGAACCCGTGCCCGGCACCTGCCTGACCGTCACCCTCGAAGGCAAGCGCCCCCTGGTCGCGGAGGTGCAGGCGCTCACGGTCGACTCGCAGATCCCCTCGCCCCGGCGCACCACCTCGGGTCTCGAGACGTCAAGGGTGTCGATGATGCTGGCCGTACTGGAGCAGCGCGGCCGGATCAGCGCGCTCGGCAAGCGGGACATCTACAGCGCCACGGTCGGCGGCGTGAAGCTCACCGAGCCCGCCGCGGACCTGGCGATCGCGCTGGCCCTGGCCAGCGCGGCGAGTGACACACCGCTGCCCAAGAATCTTGTGGCGATCGGTGAGGTGGGGCTCGCGGGCGAGGTCAGAAGGGTCACCGGGGTCCAGCGCAGACTGGCCGAGGCACACCGTCTGGGCTTCACACACGCGCTGGTGCCGACCGATCCGGGGAAGGTCCCGGCCGGTATGAAGGTCACGGAAGTCGCCAACATGGGCGACGCGCTGAGAGTCCTCCCTCGCCGGTCTCGTACACAGGCCCCGCAGGAGGACGGCGCACGCCGGTAG
- a CDS encoding BACON domain-containing protein yields MTSSRLETPASPPGAHRTQHRAPHSSPKKPPARYEPHLDGLFTYCLSVLCDHDAATDALGGVLALAERQGGRCPSDEEERKTWLYALARWTCLRRLTEQKQGRQAHRRHDRTPAGGQHGKPVRSVRAGRRTPPPPVAAHPPRTPTAPPRSAAPQSAPAPETPAAAEAHRRELAQLAWPEAAGTTPEQREALELAVRHRLTPVAVAAVLGMEAAAARELLAAAACEVERTRAALAVVESGGCPAAGRLTGDRRVLLSATLRRELVRHVDDCPRCRRAAERADAEGPWPGAAVTPAAALAVVEAPRPSAYVAMIHAQKNQKNRSATPRFDRAGFPMAPKDHAARRDRLRSRVMTTTVVATVVAAPVIALWSAYRGAPLTGEGHDGSAVTATETDGSRGGDPYERYENAGNATPESGPRFTDEGLPDVSAEVISVDTQAGPDGGRHRTGGLTVEARPSGSTTMITLTASKAGPVAWSARTDASWLRLSSSSGELAAGGSVTIRVLVDHGREPASPWTARVALAPSGSVVAIHGNGAKRPSGVRPHPSHPPRPSGSLHPRPPVPSDPPPSSPDPTEPTPDPTEPTPGPTDPTTTPTDPGEPSPSPSPPAPSGPGKSPSVPPPAN; encoded by the coding sequence GTGACGAGCAGCAGGCTGGAGACACCCGCGAGCCCCCCCGGCGCACACCGGACGCAGCACCGTGCGCCCCACTCTTCACCGAAGAAGCCTCCTGCCCGTTACGAACCGCACCTGGACGGCCTGTTCACCTACTGCCTCTCCGTGCTCTGCGACCACGACGCCGCCACCGACGCGCTCGGCGGCGTGCTCGCCCTGGCGGAACGGCAGGGCGGACGGTGTCCATCGGACGAGGAGGAACGCAAGACCTGGCTGTACGCGCTGGCCAGGTGGACGTGCCTGCGCAGGCTCACCGAACAGAAGCAGGGCCGCCAGGCCCACCGCCGCCACGACCGGACACCGGCGGGCGGGCAGCACGGGAAGCCGGTGCGGTCGGTGCGCGCAGGACGGCGTACGCCCCCGCCTCCGGTGGCCGCCCACCCACCGAGGACCCCCACCGCGCCGCCCCGGTCCGCGGCGCCGCAGTCCGCGCCCGCCCCGGAGACCCCCGCCGCCGCCGAGGCGCACCGCCGCGAGCTGGCCCAGCTGGCCTGGCCCGAGGCCGCGGGCACCACCCCCGAACAGCGGGAGGCGCTGGAGCTCGCGGTACGGCACCGGCTCACCCCGGTCGCGGTCGCCGCGGTCCTGGGCATGGAGGCCGCCGCCGCCAGGGAGCTCCTGGCCGCGGCCGCCTGCGAGGTCGAGCGGACCAGGGCCGCGCTCGCCGTCGTCGAGTCCGGCGGCTGTCCCGCGGCGGGCAGGCTCACCGGGGACCGGCGCGTGCTGCTCTCCGCCACCCTGCGCCGCGAGCTCGTGCGGCATGTGGACGACTGCCCCCGCTGCCGTCGCGCCGCCGAGCGGGCCGACGCCGAGGGCCCGTGGCCGGGGGCGGCCGTCACCCCGGCCGCCGCGCTGGCGGTCGTCGAGGCGCCGCGTCCGTCTGCGTACGTGGCCATGATCCATGCCCAGAAGAACCAGAAGAATCGGTCCGCCACTCCGCGGTTCGACCGGGCGGGCTTCCCGATGGCCCCCAAGGACCACGCCGCGCGCCGGGACCGGCTGCGGTCGAGGGTCATGACGACCACGGTGGTCGCCACGGTCGTCGCGGCCCCCGTCATCGCCCTGTGGTCCGCCTACCGGGGCGCACCGCTCACCGGCGAGGGCCACGACGGCTCCGCGGTCACCGCGACCGAGACGGACGGCAGCCGCGGCGGCGACCCGTACGAGCGCTACGAGAACGCGGGCAACGCCACCCCCGAGTCCGGCCCCCGTTTCACCGACGAGGGCCTCCCGGACGTCTCGGCGGAGGTCATCAGCGTGGACACCCAGGCGGGCCCGGACGGCGGACGGCACCGCACGGGCGGGCTCACCGTCGAGGCGCGCCCCTCCGGCTCCACGACGATGATCACCCTGACCGCGTCGAAGGCCGGCCCGGTCGCCTGGTCGGCCCGCACCGACGCGTCCTGGCTGCGCCTCAGCAGCTCCTCCGGGGAGCTCGCAGCGGGCGGCAGCGTCACGATCCGCGTCCTCGTCGACCACGGGCGCGAACCGGCTTCGCCCTGGACGGCACGGGTCGCCCTCGCCCCGTCGGGGTCGGTCGTCGCGATTCACGGCAACGGCGCGAAGCGCCCCTCGGGCGTCCGGCCGCACCCCTCGCACCCGCCGCGGCCGAGCGGCTCGCTCCACCCGCGCCCGCCCGTGCCCTCGGACCCGCCGCCGTCCTCGCCGGATCCCACGGAGCCGACACCGGACCCGACCGAACCGACGCCCGGCCCGACGGATCCCACCACGACGCCGACGGACCCGGGCGAGCCGAGCCCGTCCCCGAGTCCGCCGGCCCCGAGCGGCCCGGGAAAGAGCCCGAGCGTCCCGCCCCCGGCGAACTGA
- a CDS encoding Ppx/GppA phosphatase family protein, with protein sequence MRLGVLDVGSNTVHLLVVDAHPGARPLPAHSHKAELRLAELLDEDGAIGPLGVDRLVATVADAAQAAEDKGCEDVLAFATSAVREAGNADTVLARVRDETGIDLTVLSGAEEARLTFLAARRWFGWSAGKLLVLDIGGGSLEIAYGIDEEPDAAVSLPLGAGRLTAGRLRGDPPDPVEVRALRRHVRASIARSVGEFTRFGRPDHVVATSKTFKQLARIAGAARSTEGLYVQRTLSRKALEEWVPKLAAMTVEERGRLPGVSDGRSAQLLAGALVAEGAMDLLGVEELEICPWALREGVILRRLDHLPTRDAAALA encoded by the coding sequence ATGAGACTCGGAGTCCTCGACGTGGGGTCGAACACGGTTCATCTGCTGGTGGTGGACGCCCACCCCGGCGCCCGCCCGCTGCCCGCGCACTCGCACAAGGCGGAGCTGCGCCTGGCCGAGCTCCTGGACGAGGACGGCGCGATCGGCCCGCTCGGCGTGGACCGGCTGGTGGCGACGGTCGCGGACGCGGCCCAGGCCGCCGAGGACAAGGGCTGCGAGGACGTGCTGGCGTTCGCCACCTCCGCGGTACGGGAGGCGGGCAACGCCGACACCGTGCTGGCCCGGGTGCGGGACGAGACGGGCATCGACCTCACCGTTCTCAGCGGGGCGGAGGAGGCCCGGCTCACCTTCCTCGCCGCCCGCCGCTGGTTCGGCTGGTCGGCGGGCAAGCTGCTGGTCCTGGACATCGGCGGGGGCTCGCTGGAGATCGCGTACGGCATCGACGAGGAGCCGGACGCGGCGGTGTCGCTGCCGCTCGGCGCCGGACGGCTCACGGCCGGCCGGCTGCGGGGCGATCCGCCGGACCCGGTGGAGGTGCGGGCGCTGCGCCGGCACGTACGGGCGAGCATCGCCCGCAGCGTCGGCGAGTTCACCCGCTTCGGGCGCCCCGACCATGTCGTGGCCACCTCCAAGACCTTCAAGCAGCTCGCCAGGATCGCCGGCGCCGCCCGCTCCACCGAGGGGCTGTACGTGCAGCGCACCCTCAGCCGCAAGGCGCTGGAAGAGTGGGTGCCGAAGCTGGCCGCGATGACGGTCGAGGAGCGCGGCCGCCTCCCCGGCGTGTCCGACGGACGGTCCGCACAGCTGCTGGCCGGGGCACTGGTCGCGGAGGGCGCGATGGACCTCCTGGGCGTCGAGGAGCTGGAGATCTGCCCCTGGGCGCTGCGCGAGGGCGTCATCCTGCGCCGCCTGGACCACCTGCCGACGCGGGACGCGGCGGCCCTGGCCTGA